One segment of Streptomyces sp. TG1A-8 DNA contains the following:
- a CDS encoding DUF3037 domain-containing protein: MSEHHIHMAGHVTERHITRAGQGGDRDVFEYALLRVVPRVERGECINAGVVVYCRAQAYVGARTHLDAPRLLALDPDADVAGVRAALGAVERVCAGGEAAGPAARDDAGRRFRWLIAPRSTVVQPGPVHTGLTTDPAAETERLLDLLVR, from the coding sequence ATGAGTGAGCACCACATCCACATGGCCGGCCATGTGACCGAACGCCACATCACCCGGGCGGGCCAGGGCGGCGACCGTGACGTGTTCGAGTACGCCCTGCTGCGGGTCGTCCCCCGGGTGGAGCGCGGTGAGTGCATCAACGCCGGCGTGGTCGTCTACTGCCGCGCCCAGGCCTACGTCGGGGCGCGCACCCACCTGGACGCGCCCCGGCTGCTCGCCCTCGACCCGGACGCCGACGTCGCCGGGGTGCGGGCCGCGCTCGGGGCCGTCGAGCGCGTGTGCGCCGGCGGGGAGGCGGCCGGGCCCGCGGCCCGCGACGACGCCGGCCGGCGCTTCCGCTGGCTCATCGCGCCCCGCTCCACCGTCGTGCAGCCCGGCCCCGTCCACACCGGCCTGACCACCGATCCGGCCGCCGAGACCGAGCGCCTGCTGGACCTCCTGGTGAGGTAA
- a CDS encoding SDR family oxidoreductase, translated as MTELPELSGKVALITGASRGIGYGVAEALVARGDRLCITGRNEDALKEAVEKLGSDRVIGVAGKAHDLAHQAEAVGRAMEAFGRIDFLVNNAGTNPVFGPMADLDLEVARKVFETNVISALGFAQKAWHAWQKDNGGAIVNIASVAGIAPSPFIGAYGVSKAAMINLTQQLAHEFAPKARVNAIAPAVVKTKFAQALYEGREAEAAAAYPLGRLGVPSDIGGAAAFLTSEQSDWVTGQTLVVDGGIFLNAGVG; from the coding sequence ATGACTGAACTCCCGGAGCTGTCCGGCAAGGTCGCCCTGATCACGGGCGCCAGCCGGGGCATCGGCTACGGCGTGGCCGAGGCGCTCGTGGCGCGCGGCGACCGCCTGTGCATCACCGGCCGCAACGAGGACGCCCTGAAGGAGGCCGTCGAGAAGCTCGGTTCCGACCGTGTCATCGGCGTCGCCGGCAAGGCGCACGACCTCGCCCACCAGGCCGAGGCCGTCGGGCGCGCCATGGAGGCCTTCGGCCGCATCGACTTCCTGGTCAACAACGCCGGCACCAACCCGGTGTTCGGGCCGATGGCCGACCTCGACCTGGAGGTGGCGCGCAAGGTCTTCGAGACCAACGTGATCTCCGCGCTCGGCTTCGCGCAGAAGGCCTGGCACGCCTGGCAGAAGGACAACGGCGGCGCCATCGTCAACATCGCCTCGGTGGCGGGCATCGCGCCCTCGCCGTTCATCGGCGCCTACGGCGTCAGCAAGGCCGCGATGATCAACCTGACCCAGCAGCTGGCGCACGAGTTCGCGCCGAAGGCGCGGGTCAACGCGATCGCCCCGGCCGTCGTGAAGACGAAGTTCGCCCAGGCGCTGTACGAGGGCCGGGAGGCCGAGGCGGCCGCCGCCTACCCGCTCGGCCGGCTCGGCGTGCCCTCCGACATCGGCGGGGCCGCCGCGTTCCTCACCTCCGAGCAGTCCGACTGGGTCACCGGCCAGACGCTCGTCGTGGACGGCGGGATCTTCCTCAACGCCGGCGTGGGCTGA
- a CDS encoding HipA family kinase yields MLKEVTATRYITPLREGGSLPGLVEADDFGTYVMKFTGAGQGRKTLVAEVVCGELARRLGFRTPRLVTVGLDPVLGLGEPDPQVQELLRSSGGANLGMDFLSGALGYDPLAFPVGREEAGRIVWFDALVNNVDRSWRNPNLLVHRGELWLIDHGATMIWQHNWPSAETSAARPYDACDHALARFAPDVASAAADLAPRVTEDLLAEVTAEIPDAWLAGEPGFTDPDDLRRAYARPLLARAAGIHERITGIEEGK; encoded by the coding sequence ATGTTGAAAGAGGTCACCGCGACCCGCTACATCACGCCCCTGCGTGAGGGCGGCTCGCTGCCGGGGCTCGTCGAGGCCGACGATTTCGGGACGTACGTCATGAAGTTCACCGGCGCCGGGCAGGGCCGCAAGACGCTGGTCGCCGAGGTCGTCTGCGGCGAACTGGCCCGGCGGCTCGGCTTCCGGACGCCCCGGCTGGTCACCGTGGGGCTGGACCCCGTGCTCGGACTCGGCGAGCCCGATCCGCAGGTGCAGGAGCTGCTGCGGTCCAGCGGGGGCGCCAACCTCGGCATGGACTTCCTCTCCGGCGCCCTCGGCTACGACCCGCTCGCCTTCCCGGTGGGCCGCGAGGAGGCCGGGCGGATCGTCTGGTTCGACGCGCTGGTCAACAACGTCGACCGGTCCTGGCGCAACCCCAACCTGCTGGTGCACCGCGGTGAACTGTGGCTCATCGACCACGGCGCCACGATGATCTGGCAGCACAACTGGCCCTCCGCCGAAACCTCCGCCGCCCGCCCCTACGACGCCTGCGACCACGCCCTCGCCCGGTTCGCCCCGGACGTCGCCTCGGCCGCGGCCGACCTGGCCCCCCGGGTCACCGAGGACCTCCTCGCCGAGGTCACCGCCGAGATCCCCGACGCCTGGCTGGCCGGCGAGCCCGGCTTCACCGACCCGGACGACCTCCGCCGGGCCTACGCGCGGCCCCTGCTCGCCCGGGCGGCCGGCATCCACGAACGCATCACCGGGATCGAGGAGGGCAAATGA
- a CDS encoding HD family hydrolase, whose amino-acid sequence MSGPLGTPAHDGSQRPAEAAEPGADPSRLAASLPPQPDTTPDRLRRQIEFVMETDRLKNVFRRSPLLAADRRENDAEHSWHLALLTLVLAEYADEPLDVGRVLALVVVHDLVEIYAGDTFVYDTEALVDQEAREQRAAEQLFSLLPADQSARFRSLWDEFEARVTPEARFAKAMDRLQPLLLNYGNRGGTWRTPGVTANDVLARKSLIKDASADLWRYAQSLIHAGAAHGWVPRSASDT is encoded by the coding sequence GTGAGCGGGCCCCTGGGGACGCCGGCGCACGACGGATCCCAGCGGCCCGCGGAGGCGGCCGAGCCGGGCGCCGACCCGTCCCGGCTCGCCGCCTCCCTCCCCCCACAGCCCGACACGACACCCGACCGGCTGCGCCGCCAGATCGAGTTCGTGATGGAAACCGATCGACTCAAGAACGTCTTCCGCCGCAGCCCGCTGCTCGCCGCGGACCGCAGGGAGAACGACGCCGAACACTCCTGGCACCTGGCCCTGCTGACCCTCGTACTCGCCGAGTACGCCGACGAACCGCTCGACGTGGGCCGGGTGCTCGCCCTGGTCGTGGTCCACGACCTCGTGGAGATCTACGCGGGGGACACCTTCGTGTACGACACCGAGGCCCTCGTGGACCAGGAGGCGAGGGAACAGCGGGCGGCGGAGCAGCTCTTCTCCCTCCTGCCCGCGGACCAGAGCGCCCGCTTCCGGAGCCTCTGGGACGAGTTCGAGGCCCGGGTCACCCCCGAGGCACGGTTCGCCAAGGCCATGGACCGCCTCCAGCCGCTGCTGCTCAACTACGGCAATCGAGGCGGCACATGGCGTACGCCAGGAGTCACCGCGAACGACGTCCTCGCCCGCAAGTCCCTCATCAAGGACGCCTCCGCGGACCTGTGGCGATACGCGCAGTCACTCATCCACGCGGGAGCCGCCCACGGCTGGGTCCCGCGCTCCGCCTCCGACACCTGA
- the fabG gene encoding 3-oxoacyl-ACP reductase FabG, which yields MSTTEQRVAVVTGAARGIGAATAVRLAAEGRAVAVIDLDETACKDTVEKITAAGGKAIAVGADVSDEAQVEAAVARITEELGAPTILVNNAGVLRDNLLFKMSVSDWDTVMNVHLRGSFLMTKAVQKHMVDAGFGRIVNLSSSSALGNRGQVNYSAAKAGLQGFTKTLAIELGKFGVTANAVAPGFIATEMTKATADRVGMGFEDFKKAAATQIPVQRVGEPEDIANAIAFFTGEAAGFVSGQVLYVAGGPLN from the coding sequence ATGTCCACCACCGAACAGCGGGTCGCGGTCGTCACCGGCGCGGCGCGCGGCATCGGCGCCGCCACCGCCGTACGACTGGCGGCCGAGGGCCGCGCGGTCGCCGTCATCGACCTCGACGAGACCGCCTGCAAGGACACCGTCGAGAAGATCACCGCGGCCGGCGGCAAGGCGATCGCGGTCGGCGCCGACGTCTCCGACGAGGCACAGGTCGAGGCCGCCGTCGCCCGGATCACCGAGGAGCTGGGCGCCCCGACGATCCTGGTGAACAACGCGGGCGTGCTGCGCGACAACCTGCTGTTCAAGATGAGCGTCTCCGACTGGGACACCGTCATGAACGTGCACCTGCGCGGTTCCTTCCTGATGACCAAGGCCGTCCAGAAGCACATGGTCGACGCGGGCTTCGGCCGGATCGTCAACCTCTCCTCCTCCTCCGCGCTCGGCAACCGCGGCCAGGTCAACTACTCGGCCGCCAAGGCCGGCCTGCAGGGCTTCACCAAGACCCTCGCCATCGAGCTGGGCAAGTTCGGCGTCACCGCCAACGCCGTCGCCCCCGGCTTCATCGCCACCGAGATGACCAAGGCCACCGCCGACCGCGTCGGCATGGGCTTCGAGGACTTCAAGAAGGCCGCCGCCACCCAGATCCCGGTGCAGCGCGTCGGCGAGCCCGAGGACATCGCCAACGCCATCGCCTTCTTCACCGGCGAGGCGGCCGGCTTCGTCTCCGGCCAGGTGCTGTACGTCGCCGGCGGACCGCTCAACTAG
- a CDS encoding zinc-dependent alcohol dehydrogenase family protein: MRATFIHAPGDVRVENVPDPVPLHPTDAVIRVLVTCVCGSDLWEYRGIRPIGAPHPIGHEYVGVVEETGRAVRTLTPGQFVIGSFFASDNTCETCRNGYQTSCPQREFIDGSQAEYVRIPWADGTLVALDGPPAEHSLPSLLALSDVAGTGWYAAVAGGVLPGATVAVVGDGAVGLSAVLAARELGAERIIVMSRHVPRRQLALEFGATDIVTERGPEAASHVRELTGGIGADSVLECVGTPESVRQALHCARPGGAVGMVGVPHGVRIDGRELYDSHVAVRGGPAPVRRFLPDLIASVVNGRIDPGRVFDLTLPLDRVAEGYRAMDERRAIKALLRP, encoded by the coding sequence ATGCGAGCCACATTCATCCACGCACCCGGTGACGTCCGGGTGGAGAACGTCCCCGACCCCGTGCCCCTCCATCCCACCGACGCGGTGATCCGGGTCCTGGTCACCTGCGTGTGCGGCTCCGACCTGTGGGAATACCGGGGCATCCGTCCCATCGGCGCACCGCACCCGATCGGCCACGAGTACGTCGGTGTCGTCGAGGAGACGGGAAGGGCGGTGCGGACCCTCACCCCGGGCCAGTTCGTGATCGGTTCGTTCTTCGCCTCGGACAACACCTGCGAAACCTGCCGCAACGGATACCAGACGTCCTGCCCGCAGCGGGAGTTCATCGACGGCAGCCAGGCCGAGTACGTCCGGATCCCCTGGGCCGACGGCACCCTGGTGGCCCTCGACGGTCCGCCGGCCGAGCACTCCCTCCCCAGTCTGCTCGCCCTCTCCGACGTGGCGGGCACCGGCTGGTACGCGGCGGTGGCGGGTGGCGTCCTGCCCGGTGCCACCGTGGCGGTCGTCGGCGACGGGGCGGTCGGCCTGTCCGCCGTGCTCGCCGCGAGGGAACTCGGCGCGGAGAGGATCATCGTCATGAGCCGCCACGTCCCCCGTCGGCAACTGGCGCTGGAGTTCGGAGCCACCGACATCGTGACCGAGCGGGGCCCCGAGGCCGCGTCCCACGTCCGGGAGCTCACCGGGGGAATCGGCGCCGACTCGGTGCTCGAGTGCGTCGGCACCCCCGAGTCGGTGCGGCAGGCCCTGCACTGCGCCCGCCCCGGCGGTGCGGTCGGCATGGTCGGGGTCCCCCACGGGGTGCGGATCGACGGACGGGAGCTGTACGACTCGCACGTGGCGGTGCGGGGCGGCCCGGCCCCCGTGCGCCGCTTCCTGCCCGACCTGATCGCATCGGTGGTGAACGGCCGCATCGACCCGGGCCGGGTCTTCGACCTCACCCTCCCCCTCGACCGGGTCGCCGAGGGCTACCGCGCCATGGACGAGCGCCGCGCCATCAAGGCGCTGCTGCGCCCCTGA
- a CDS encoding cytochrome P450, with the protein MYTPIDLSDPLLYRDADPEPIWARLRAEHPVYRNRRQNGEYFWAVMTHRFCTEMLTDPDVFGSANGMRLDSDPRVLAAATGKMLNVTDPPRHDKIRKVVSSAFTPRTVDRLESNMRKTAARAIDGAITEGGCEFTRVAQQLPVSVICDMLGVPPHDWDFMVERTRFAWSSTALDEADEARKVQAHTEILCYFQDLAELRRRDPQDDLMSALVHGEIDGVPLTDQEIFYNCDALVSGGNETTRHATVGGLLALIENPDQWHRLRVDPAVMPSAIQEVVRYTSPVMHALRTARVDVELGGQRIRAGDHVVAWLPSANRDDEVFTEPERFLVDRSPNRHLSFLQGNHYCIGSALAKLELTVMFDELVRRVEAAEKAGPVRRLRSNLLWGFDSLPVKFTPRS; encoded by the coding sequence ATGTACACGCCTATCGACTTGTCCGATCCCCTCCTCTACCGGGACGCCGACCCGGAGCCGATCTGGGCGCGGCTGCGTGCCGAGCACCCCGTGTACCGCAACCGGCGGCAGAACGGCGAGTACTTCTGGGCGGTGATGACCCACCGCTTCTGCACCGAGATGCTCACCGATCCGGACGTGTTCGGCTCGGCGAACGGAATGCGACTGGACTCCGATCCGCGGGTCCTGGCCGCCGCCACCGGGAAGATGCTCAACGTCACCGATCCGCCCCGGCACGACAAGATCCGCAAGGTCGTCAGTTCCGCTTTCACCCCGAGAACGGTCGACCGGCTCGAAAGCAACATGCGCAAGACCGCGGCCCGGGCGATCGACGGGGCGATCACCGAGGGCGGGTGCGAATTCACGCGGGTCGCCCAGCAGCTTCCGGTCTCCGTCATCTGCGACATGCTCGGGGTCCCGCCCCATGACTGGGACTTCATGGTCGAGCGCACGCGTTTCGCATGGAGTTCCACGGCACTCGACGAAGCGGACGAGGCCAGGAAGGTACAGGCCCACACGGAGATCCTCTGTTACTTCCAGGACCTGGCCGAGCTGAGGAGGAGGGACCCGCAGGACGACCTCATGAGCGCGCTGGTCCACGGGGAGATCGACGGCGTACCGCTGACCGACCAGGAGATCTTCTACAACTGCGACGCCCTCGTCTCCGGCGGCAACGAGACGACGAGGCACGCCACCGTGGGCGGCCTGCTGGCCCTGATCGAGAACCCGGACCAGTGGCACAGGCTGCGCGTGGACCCGGCGGTGATGCCGTCGGCGATCCAGGAGGTCGTGCGGTACACGTCGCCGGTCATGCACGCCCTGCGCACGGCCAGGGTCGATGTCGAACTCGGCGGGCAGCGCATTCGCGCCGGTGACCACGTCGTGGCGTGGCTGCCGTCGGCGAACCGCGATGACGAGGTGTTCACCGAGCCGGAACGCTTCCTCGTCGACCGATCGCCCAATCGCCACCTGAGCTTCCTCCAGGGAAACCACTACTGCATCGGCTCGGCACTCGCCAAGCTCGAACTCACCGTGATGTTCGACGAACTCGTGCGGCGCGTCGAGGCCGCCGAGAAGGCCGGCCCCGTACGCCGGCTGCGCTCGAACCTGCTGTGGGGCTTCGATTCACTGCCGGTGAAATTCACCCCGCGATCCTGA